Proteins found in one Halanaerobiaceae bacterium ANBcell28 genomic segment:
- a CDS encoding insulinase family protein produces the protein MEDINSISVEDLERYYQNYYVPNNAVLVVSGDVDLEEVKHLTEKYFGIYESGEVERPEFIVDTQEEEINFEIESFTNVPITAMIYKIPEGNHPDVMAINVFLDILVNMGSSRVKQELQIKENLIMETGASPYLIREPGYALIYQVPMDITLVEKAQEAFDSELESL, from the coding sequence ATGGAAGATATCAATAGTATAAGTGTTGAAGATTTAGAAAGATATTATCAAAACTATTATGTTCCAAATAATGCAGTATTAGTGGTGTCAGGAGATGTAGACTTAGAAGAAGTTAAACATTTGACAGAAAAATATTTTGGAATATATGAAAGTGGTGAAGTTGAGAGGCCGGAATTTATTGTAGATACACAGGAAGAAGAAATAAATTTTGAAATAGAGTCATTTACCAATGTACCTATTACAGCTATGATCTACAAAATACCAGAAGGAAATCATCCAGATGTAATGGCTATAAACGTATTTTTAGATATATTAGTAAATATGGGAAGTTCTCGTGTAAAACAGGAATTACAAATAAAAGAAAACTTGATAATGGAGACAGGAGCTTCTCCATACTTAATAAGAGAGCCAGGATATGCTCTAATTTATCAGGTCCCTATGGATATTACTTTAGTAGAAAAAGCCCAGGAAGCTTTTGATAGTGAATTAGAAAGCTTATAA
- a CDS encoding LuxR C-terminal-related transcriptional regulator, protein MSSIKYLEGEQVFEIVKESHKRAKNNDVFLNLESSLIKLEKSELKKLINDNAELIHLFRKLTKRIMTLYSNKYLFILTDPQLILLDYVTADNKEIDFLEKGISFKNESVGTNALSIAEELKLAVYLEPEQHYINYLKKWYCFAMPIIINDRIIAYIDVSGISKEIKGEMLIITKLLAESIIGKVKDNWKGEANLSKKHINILKCLAKGLTEQSVANEMGIAVSTVKYHKRNIFEELQVTCSSEAVAKAIKLEII, encoded by the coding sequence TTGTCCAGTATTAAATATTTAGAGGGAGAACAAGTATTTGAGATAGTTAAAGAATCACATAAAAGAGCAAAAAATAATGATGTTTTTCTAAATTTAGAGAGTTCATTAATTAAATTAGAAAAATCTGAGTTGAAGAAACTAATAAATGATAATGCTGAGTTAATACATTTATTTAGAAAATTAACAAAGAGGATAATGACTTTATACAGTAATAAGTATTTGTTTATTCTTACAGACCCACAATTAATATTATTGGATTATGTTACTGCCGATAATAAAGAAATTGATTTTCTAGAGAAGGGCATTTCCTTTAAGAATGAAAGTGTTGGGACAAATGCTTTATCTATTGCAGAAGAATTGAAACTAGCAGTTTATTTAGAGCCAGAACAACATTATATAAATTATCTTAAAAAATGGTATTGCTTTGCAATGCCAATTATTATTAATGATAGGATAATAGCTTATATAGATGTATCGGGTATAAGTAAAGAGATAAAAGGTGAAATGTTAATAATAACAAAGTTGCTAGCTGAATCAATTATCGGGAAAGTAAAGGACAATTGGAAAGGTGAAGCTAATCTAAGTAAAAAGCATATAAATATACTAAAATGTTTAGCTAAAGGACTTACAGAACAATCGGTAGCTAATGAGATGGGGATTGCTGTAAGTACAGTAAAATATCATAAAAGGAATATTTTTGAAGAATTGCAAGTTACTTGTTCATCTGAAGCAGTTGCTAAAGCAATAAAATTGGAAATAATTTAA
- a CDS encoding squalene/phytoene synthase family protein: MSTQAIDFCKKILPKVSRSFALTIPMLDKELYLPVLITYLQDRLLDNFEDEISDDDISIEERKKMMDKVVSLLNPEIEEYQDLASEIKEYSKLMPEKSLQKLTAKCDLLREAYNTMDKNIKKISFKWLEEMNLGMQKYLENDVKTFADLNEYCYYVAGTVGGFLTDLLIYISQIDERSKKIILDNFNASGLFLQKVNLIRDIKKDVENREKNFWPLESLSISIPYMFEKNNEAEAMEALGKMLDDLKSHIPNLIEYYNAIPKELQGYRKFYAVNNALGLATIEELENNPQVFYGYKPVKVSKLSFLTIIKNPEKMFLKKAEEISITVNSVTRKG, encoded by the coding sequence ATGTCAACTCAAGCAATTGATTTTTGTAAGAAGATTCTTCCTAAAGTATCAAGAAGTTTTGCTTTAACAATACCTATGTTAGATAAGGAGCTTTATTTGCCTGTCTTAATTACATATTTACAGGATAGGTTACTGGATAATTTTGAAGATGAAATATCCGATGATGATATTTCTATTGAAGAACGCAAGAAGATGATGGATAAGGTAGTTAGCTTATTAAACCCCGAAATCGAAGAATATCAGGACTTAGCCAGTGAAATAAAAGAATACTCTAAGTTAATGCCAGAAAAATCCCTGCAAAAGTTAACTGCAAAATGTGATCTACTTAGAGAAGCCTATAACACTATGGATAAAAATATTAAGAAAATTTCTTTCAAGTGGCTTGAAGAAATGAATTTGGGGATGCAGAAATATTTAGAAAATGACGTTAAAACATTTGCTGATCTAAATGAGTATTGTTATTATGTGGCAGGAACAGTAGGAGGATTTTTAACAGATTTACTTATTTATATCAGTCAAATAGATGAAAGAAGCAAGAAAATAATATTAGATAATTTTAATGCTTCAGGTTTATTTTTGCAAAAAGTAAATTTAATAAGGGATATTAAAAAGGATGTAGAAAATCGAGAGAAAAATTTCTGGCCATTAGAAAGCCTTTCCATATCAATACCTTATATGTTTGAGAAAAATAACGAGGCAGAGGCAATGGAGGCTTTGGGAAAAATGTTAGACGACTTAAAGAGTCATATTCCAAATCTTATAGAATATTATAATGCTATTCCAAAGGAATTACAAGGCTATAGAAAATTCTATGCAGTTAATAATGCATTAGGATTAGCTACAATTGAAGAATTAGAGAATAATCCTCAGGTCTTTTATGGATATAAACCAGTTAAAGTCTCTAAATTATCCTTTCTAACTATTATTAAAAATCCAGAAAAAATGTTTTTAAAAAAAGCAGAAGAGATCAGCATAACAGTTAATTCAGTCACAAGAAAAGGCTAA
- a CDS encoding pitrilysin family protein, translating into MKKYKLFISILVIHLILVFSVIAEVEFTEELFFELADSVNEIPFIETPDYTRVELDNGMIIYLAEDNDLPIIELRGYIKGGMSQENEGNAGISSVMVGMMNTGTKNYTENELTRFKELNALSFSISSSYDRYSFSGNSLSTEEDELISLMAEILRNPQFEADYYHRIIQEYFQGLQQQFFNDSSLLNMYFATGLYGDHPYAYNNDINRIIAALQSLTPDDLDEFYKQNIDPGNMILAISGDIDIKEMTELIKEHFADWESQEIELKENEIAVNEENFNKIVLVHKEDATHAKMMMGYNFYNSYFENRVPFLMANRVFGSSGFSSRLMDNLRTNKGYVYGIGSGMDYRQLGGLFYITTDVAPENAHDTMEAIKSEIYAIKEGENPITEDELFRNVNLYNAHYPKSYRNQISVLTDIMFNVEIMDRDEDYINQFIAEYNDLTAERVQEVFDEHTYPERFFTVIVANKNDVLPVFEEREIEVELIEIF; encoded by the coding sequence ATGAAAAAATATAAATTGTTTATATCAATCTTAGTAATACATTTGATACTTGTCTTTTCTGTTATAGCTGAAGTGGAATTTACTGAAGAACTCTTTTTTGAACTAGCTGATAGTGTTAATGAAATTCCATTTATAGAGACACCTGATTATACGCGTGTAGAATTAGATAATGGAATGATCATATATCTTGCAGAAGATAATGATTTACCAATTATAGAGCTACGAGGATATATTAAAGGTGGAATGAGTCAGGAAAATGAAGGAAACGCAGGTATTTCCTCAGTAATGGTAGGGATGATGAATACAGGCACAAAAAATTATACTGAGAATGAATTAACTAGGTTTAAAGAATTGAATGCTCTAAGTTTTAGTATTTCTTCATCCTATGATAGATATAGTTTTTCTGGTAATTCTCTAAGTACAGAAGAGGATGAATTAATATCTTTAATGGCAGAGATTCTTAGAAACCCTCAATTTGAAGCAGACTATTACCATAGAATTATACAGGAGTATTTTCAAGGATTACAGCAGCAGTTTTTTAATGATAGTTCTTTACTGAACATGTATTTTGCTACAGGACTTTATGGAGATCATCCATATGCATACAACAATGACATTAATAGGATTATCGCTGCTCTACAAAGCTTAACACCTGATGATTTAGATGAATTTTATAAGCAAAATATAGATCCTGGAAATATGATCTTGGCTATATCTGGTGATATAGATATAAAAGAAATGACAGAATTAATAAAAGAACATTTTGCTGATTGGGAAAGTCAGGAAATAGAATTAAAAGAAAATGAAATAGCAGTAAATGAAGAAAATTTCAATAAAATAGTTCTTGTTCATAAAGAAGATGCTACACACGCAAAAATGATGATGGGTTATAATTTCTACAATTCGTATTTTGAGAATAGAGTGCCTTTTTTAATGGCAAATCGTGTTTTTGGTAGTAGTGGCTTTTCTAGTCGTTTGATGGATAACTTAAGGACTAATAAGGGCTATGTATATGGCATTGGTTCTGGTATGGATTATCGTCAATTAGGTGGTCTATTTTATATAACAACAGACGTAGCGCCTGAAAATGCCCATGATACTATGGAGGCCATTAAGAGCGAAATATATGCAATAAAAGAAGGAGAAAACCCAATTACTGAAGATGAATTATTTAGAAATGTAAACTTATATAATGCGCATTATCCTAAATCATATAGAAATCAAATAAGTGTTTTAACAGATATAATGTTTAATGTTGAAATTATGGATAGAGATGAGGATTACATTAATCAATTTATTGCAGAATATAATGATTTAACTGCAGAGCGGGTACAGGAAGTATTTGATGAACATACTTATCCAGAAAGATTCTTTACTGTGATAGTAGCAAATAAAAATGATGTATTACCGGTTTTTGAAGAAAGAGAGATAGAAGTAGAGTTAATTGAGATCTTTTAA
- a CDS encoding insulinase family protein, whose amino-acid sequence MVNSSIFYKIGSIDEEEGLTGIAHFLEHTMFLGTESLAKGEMEELISSVGGSYNAYVTYDHTSFYIEVPSSMLELAIAIEADRMGNLAIALVLKLHFLFLLLID is encoded by the coding sequence TTGGTAAATTCATCTATCTTTTATAAAATAGGATCTATTGATGAGGAAGAAGGGTTAACAGGAATAGCACATTTTCTAGAACATACTATGTTTCTGGGAACAGAAAGCTTAGCTAAAGGTGAGATGGAAGAATTAATTAGTTCAGTAGGCGGAAGTTATAATGCCTATGTTACATATGATCATACTTCTTTTTATATTGAAGTACCTTCATCTATGCTAGAATTAGCAATTGCTATTGAAGCAGATAGGATGGGTAATTTAGCAATAGCTCTGGTATTAAAACTTCATTTCCTTTTTCTTCTGCTAATAGACTAA